A single genomic interval of Candidatus Gracilibacteria bacterium harbors:
- a CDS encoding His/Gly/Thr/Pro-type tRNA ligase C-terminal domain-containing protein codes for MQITSREQDYPQWYLDVAQAANLFEYSPTPGCITFMPKAVTMWDRIRSTMQAKLDLLGVQNLYLPMLIPMSFFEKEKDHVEGFAPELAVVTIGGNKELEEPLAIRPTSEMLFCDFFKNKLQSYRDLPLLYNQWVSVLRWEKRTRPFLRTAEFYWQEGHTLHETREDANTFALNIHYKVYMETIRELLAIDGIAGTKSQSEKFAGADTTYTFEPMMSNGWALQICTSHLLGQGFMEGFGVQYQDREGKLTHPWYTSWGLSTRSIGGVISSHSDDRGFIVPPKLSEYRATILPIYGKDNAEKVNAYAREIAKDLVGGDTEVPVQGEYFRAIVGTKGKVLIDFRDARLGEKIGDWEQSGYPVRIECGERDIEGGKCVVASRISGEKVIIERQLADEAVTRMHEEGQKILLGNSAKRLRENTVACATLEEVGQVIEAGKFALYEWDGNPEMEKEIKEKWKATTRCIPFEGQFTDDILTLKNPKNVKVVIARNF; via the coding sequence ATGCAAATCACTTCTCGCGAACAAGATTATCCACAGTGGTATCTCGATGTGGCTCAAGCTGCCAATCTCTTCGAGTACTCTCCAACTCCAGGTTGTATCACCTTCATGCCCAAGGCTGTTACTATGTGGGATAGGATTCGCTCTACCATGCAAGCAAAACTCGATCTTCTCGGAGTGCAGAACCTCTATCTTCCGATGCTGATTCCGATGAGCTTTTTCGAGAAAGAAAAAGACCATGTCGAGGGATTTGCTCCAGAACTTGCAGTAGTCACTATCGGAGGAAACAAGGAACTCGAAGAACCGCTCGCTATACGCCCAACTTCGGAGATGCTTTTCTGTGATTTTTTCAAAAATAAGCTCCAATCCTATCGTGACTTGCCTCTTCTCTACAATCAGTGGGTGAGTGTACTTCGTTGGGAAAAGCGAACACGCCCATTTCTCCGCACCGCCGAGTTCTACTGGCAAGAGGGACATACGCTTCATGAAACTCGTGAAGACGCCAACACATTTGCGCTTAATATTCACTACAAAGTCTACATGGAGACGATTCGTGAACTTCTTGCCATCGATGGAATCGCTGGAACCAAGAGTCAGAGTGAGAAATTTGCTGGCGCTGATACGACCTATACGTTTGAGCCAATGATGTCCAATGGTTGGGCTCTCCAGATCTGTACGAGCCACTTGCTCGGGCAGGGATTTATGGAGGGATTTGGTGTCCAGTATCAGGATAGAGAAGGAAAACTCACTCATCCATGGTATACTTCTTGGGGGCTCTCTACTCGTTCTATCGGTGGAGTTATCTCTTCGCATTCAGATGATAGAGGGTTCATCGTTCCGCCAAAACTCAGTGAATATCGAGCAACCATCCTTCCTATCTATGGAAAGGACAATGCAGAAAAAGTAAATGCCTACGCTCGTGAGATTGCGAAAGATTTAGTCTGAGGTGACACAGAAGTTCCAGTTCAAGGAGAATACTTCCGTGCTATCGTTGGTACAAAAGGAAAGGTGCTTATCGACTTCCGCGATGCTCGTCTCGGGGAGAAAATCGGTGATTGGGAACAATCAGGATATCCGGTTCGTATTGAGTGTGGAGAGCGAGATATCGAGTGAGGAAAGTGTGTGGTGGCTTCTCGTATCTCAGGAGAAAAGGTGATTATTGAGCGTCAACTCGCTGACGAAGCGGTGACTCGTATGCACGAAGAGTGACAAAAAATTCTTCTCGGGAATAGCGCCAAGCGTCTCCGAGAAAATACCGTTGCTTGTGCCACTCTCGAGGAGGTAGGTCAAGTCATCGAGGCAGGGAAATTTGCTCTCTACGAGTGGGATGGTAATCCTGAAATGGAGAAGGAAATCAAGGAAAAATGGAAGGCAACGACCAGGTGTATTCCATTTGAGGGACAATTTACTGACGATATTCTGACTCTCAAGAATCCAAAGAATGTGAAAGTAGTTATTGCTCGTAATTTTTAG
- a CDS encoding replication-associated recombination protein A: MNSLFSQNITPLASLLRPEKLDDLVGQQHLIGAGKPIRKFIEAGRLPSILFWGPPGCGKTSIARVIANSLDAEFFHLSGVLSKKEDVVKIIAKAQKNFSEGRQTILFLDEIHRWTKSQQDVLLPWVEKGIVTLIGATTENPSFTVINALLSRCRTYVLEPIKSEEVVDFIMKNLPTISERYPNVNFGLPLDKGGGGDLVSDVPFREYNPNNKEKARKLRANMTEAERKLWLFLKQQQETWNRQKPIEHFIVDFYCSAYNLVIEVDGTTHCTEEEKMYDAHRTEILETLGLTVVRFTNEEVYKSYEGVCERIMEIIEKRKQNPPNPLSQGGMKPQNPFELIARLGGGDLRNTMNLLETACILQGEGMLTREMILEAGSKSLMYDQDGEEHHNLISAMHKSLRDSDGDAAIYWIGRMLAGGEDPRYIARRMMNFASEDIYDAQAIILANSVYEICEKMGMPECELPLLNVAYYLADAPKDNRIYMAQKAMHNDIREYGNLGVPLHLRNAPTELMKEIGYGKGYEYAHNLESKKSGQEHFPEELKGRKYRK, encoded by the coding sequence ATGAATTCTCTCTTTTCTCAAAACATTACGCCGCTTGCGTCCCTTCTCCGCCCTGAGAAGCTCGACGACCTCGTCGGACAACAGCACCTCATCGGAGCCGGAAAACCGATTCGCAAGTTCATCGAAGCAGGCCGACTTCCGTCGATTCTTTTCTGGTGACCTCCAGGATGCGGCAAGACGAGTATTGCACGTGTGATTGCGAACTCACTGGATGCAGAATTTTTCCACCTCTCGGGCGTTCTCTCGAAAAAAGAAGATGTCGTGAAGATCATCGCCAAAGCGCAGAAAAACTTCTCCGAATGACGACAAACGATTCTCTTCCTCGACGAGATTCATCGCTGGACCAAATCTCAACAAGATGTCCTTCTTCCATGGGTGGAGAAAGGAATCGTGACGCTCATCGGCGCTACGACTGAGAATCCAAGCTTCACGGTCATCAATGCCCTTCTTTCTCGCTGTCGGACGTATGTCCTCGAACCGATTAAATCTGAAGAAGTGGTGGATTTCATCATGAAAAATCTGCCGACAATCTCGGAACGGTATCCGAATGTTAATTTTGGACTCCCCCTTGATAAAGGGGGTGGGGGGGATTTAGTTTCTGATGTTCCTTTCCGAGAATATAATCCGAACAACAAAGAAAAGGCTCGTAAACTAAGAGCTAACATGACGGAAGCAGAAAGGAAACTTTGGTTATTCTTGAAGCAACAACAAGAAACATGGAATCGTCAGAAACCAATCGAACATTTTATCGTTGATTTTTACTGTTCAGCATACAATCTTGTTATCGAGGTAGATGGAACAACTCATTGTACAGAAGAAGAAAAGATGTATGATGCCCACAGAACTGAAATATTAGAAACTTTGGGACTTACAGTGGTACGATTTACAAACGAGGAAGTATATAAGAGTTATGAGGGAGTGTGCGAGAGAATTATGGAAATCATTGAGAAACGGAAACAAAATCCCCCTAACCCCCTTTCTCAAGGGGGAATGAAGCCCCAGAATCCTTTTGAACTCATCGCCCGCCTCTGAGGATGAGATCTCCGCAATACGATGAATCTTCTCGAAACCGCTTGCATCCTCCAGTGAGAATGAATGCTCACGCGAGAGATGATCCTCGAAGCAGGAAGCAAGTCGCTCATGTACGACCAAGATGGTGAAGAGCATCACAACCTCATCTCTGCGATGCACAAGTCCCTTCGTGATTCAGACGGCGATGCGGCAATATATTGGATAGGTCGCATGCTCGCGGGTGGTGAAGACCCGCGCTATATCGCCCGTCGCATGATGAACTTCGCGAGTGAGGATATCTATGATGCACAGGCAATTATCCTCGCGAATTCTGTCTATGAAATCTGCGAAAAAATGGGAATGCCCGAATGTGAACTCCCTCTTCTGAATGTCGCCTACTATCTCGCCGATGCACCGAAGGACAATCGCATCTACATGGCTCAAAAAGCGATGCACAACGATATCCGAGAATATGGAAACCTCGGTGTTCCACTCCATCTCCGCAATGCCCCGACAGAACTCATGAAGGAGATCGGATATGGAAAATGATATGAATACGCGCACAATCTCGAGTCGAAGAAAAGCGGGCAGGAACACTTTCCAGAGGAACTAAAGGGGAGGAAATATAGAAAGTAG